From Pan paniscus chromosome 6, NHGRI_mPanPan1-v2.0_pri, whole genome shotgun sequence, one genomic window encodes:
- the LOC129398270 gene encoding olfactory receptor 2AE1, producing MWQKNQTSLADFILEGLFDDSLTHLFLLSLTMVVFLIAVSGNTLTILLICVDPQLHTPMYFLLSQLSLMDLMHVSTTILKMATNYLSGKKSISFVGCATQHFLYLCLGGAECFLLAVMSYDRYVAICHPLRYAVLMNKKVGLMMAVMSWLGASVNSLIHMAILMHFPFCGPWKVYHFYCEFPAVVKLVCGDITVYETTVYISSILLLLPIFLISTSYVFILQSVIQMCSSGSKRNAFATCGSHLTVVSLWFGACIFSYMRPRSQCTLLQNKVGSVFYSIITPTLNPLIYTLRNKDVAKALRRVLRRDVITHCIQRLQLWLPRV from the coding sequence ATGTGGCAGAAGAATCAGACCTCTCTGGCAGACTTCATCCTTGAGGGGCTCTTCGATGACTCCCTTACCCACCTTTTCCTTTTATCCTTGACCATGGTCGTCTTCCTTATTGCGGTGAGTGGCAACACCCTCACCATTCTCCTCATCTGCGTTGATCCCCAGCTTCATACACCAATGTATTTCCTGCTCAGCCAGCTCTCCCTCATGGATCTGATGCATGTTTCCACAACCATCCTGAAGATGGCTACCAACTACCTATCTGGCAAGAAATCTATCTCCTTTGTGGGCTGTGCAACCCAGCACTTCCTCTATTTGTGTCTAGGTGGTGCTGAATGTTTTCTCTTAGCTGTCATGTCCTATGACCGCTATGTTGCCATCTGTCATCCACTGCGCTATGCTGTGCTCATGAACAAGAAGGTGGGACTGATGATGGCTGTCATGTCATGGTTGGGGGCATCCGTGAACTCCCTAATTCACATGGCGATCTTGATGCACTTCCCTTTCTGTGGGCCTTGGAAAGTCTACCACTTCTACTGTGAGTTCCCAGCTGTTGTGAAGTTGGTATGTGGCGACATCACTGTGTATGAGACCACAGTGTACATCAGCagcattctcctcctcctccccatctttCTGATTTCTACATCCTATGTCTTCATCCTTCAAAGTGTCATTCAGATGTGCTCATCTGGGAGCAAGAGAAATGCCTTTGCCACTTGTGGCTCCCACCTCACGGTGGTTTCTCTTTGGTTTGGTGCCTGCATCTTCTCCTACATGAGACCCAGGTCCCAGTGCACTCTATTGCAGAACAAAGTTGGTTCTGTGTTCTACAGCATCATTACGCCCACATTGAATCCTCTGATTTATACTCTCCGGAATAAAGATGTAGCTAAGGCTCTGAGAAGAGTGCTGAGGAGAGATGTTATCACCCATTGCATTCAACGACTGCAATTGTGGTTGCCCCGAGTGTAG